The Pseudarthrobacter defluvii DNA window GAGCCGTCAGCGATGAGAGATAAAGAGATGACAAGTCCAGACGTCCGCATTGATGAGGCCGGTGCCACCGGCGTCAGGCCGCTGCTCGAAATCCGCGACCTCGCCATTACCTTCAAGACCGGCGGCGGTGAGGTCCAGGCGGTGCGGAATGCGCACCTGACCATCATGCCCGGTGAGACGGTGGCCATCGTGGGGGAGTCCGGCTCCGGCAAGTCCACCACAGCCCTGGCCGCCATCGGCCTCCTGCCCAACAACGGCAGGGTGTCCGGCGGGCAGATCCTGCTCGACGGCGAGGACATCGCCCACGCCACGGAGCAGCGCATGATCGAACTGCGTGGCAACACCATCGGCATGGTTCCGCAGGACCCGATGTCCAACCTGAACCCCGTGTGGAAGATCGGCTACCAGGTCCGCGAGACATTGCGGGCCAACGGCAGGCCCAGCGGGCCGGACGATATCGCCACGGTGCTGTCCCAGGCGGGACTGCCGGACGCCAAACGCCGGGCCAACCAGTACCCGCACGAGTTCTCGGGCGGCATGCGCCAGCGCGCGCTGATCGCCATCGGCCTCTCCTGCCAGCCGCGCCTGCTGATTGCTGATGAGCCAACGTCGGCCCTCGACGTCACGGTCCAGCGGCAGATCCTGGACCACCTGGAAACCATGACCAACGAGCTGGGCACCTCGGTGCTGTTGATCACCCACGACCTGGGCCTGGCAGCCGAGCGTGCAGACAAAGTGGTGGTCATGTACCAGGGGCGGGTGGTTGAAGCGGGTCCCTCGCTGGAACTGCTCCGTGATCCTCAGCACCCGTACACCAAGCGGCTCGTTGAGTCAGCGCCGTCCCTGGCGAGCCGGCGCATCCAGGCTGCCAGGGAGCAGGGCCTGGCAACCACGGACCTCCTGGCGCCGGCTGCCGAGAGAGCCAAATCGGATACCTTCCTGCAGATCCAGGACCTGCGCAAGGTCTACAAGCTCCGCCAGGGGCTGGGCAAGACGACGGACTTCGCAGCGGTTGACGGCGTGAGCTTCGACGTCAAGCGGGGAACCACGACGGCGATCGTGGGGGAGTCGGGTTCCGGCAAGTCCACGGTGGCCAAGATGGTGCTCCAGCTGGAAAAGCCGACGGAGGGCAGGATCCTGTTCGACGGCGTGGACACTTCCGCACTGAAGCCCGCCGAACTGTTCAAGTTCCGCAGGCGCGTCCAGCCGATCTTCCAGGACCCGTACGGCTCCCTCGATCCGATGTACAACATCTACCGCACGATTGAGGAACCGCTGCGGGTGCACAAAATCGGGGACCAGGCCAGCCGGGAGAAGAAGGTCAGGACACTGCTGGACCAGGTGGCGCTGCCCCAGTCCGCCATGCAGCGGTACCCGAACGAGTTGTCCGGCGGGCAGCGTCAGCGTGTTGCCATTGCGCGTGCACTGGCACTCGACCCCGAGGTCATTATCTGTGACGAGGCAGTTTCCGCGCTGGACGTGCTGGTGCAGGCCCAGGTGCTGAACCTGCTGGCCGACCTGCAGGCCAACCTCGGCCTGACCTACCTGTTCATCACGCACGACCTTGCCGTGGTGCGGCAGATTGCGGACCACGTTTGCGTGATGGAGAAGGGCCGACTGGTGGAGACCGGTTCAACCGACGAGGTCTTCGAATCGCCCAAGCAGGAGTACACCAACGCGCTGCTCAACGCGATCCCGGGTGCGAAGCTGATGCTTCCGCCCGAGGTGGCATAGCCGGTGGCGTAGCGGAAAGTCTTCCTGTTGACGGCTGGAGCCGGGACCTTCGGGTCCCGGCTTCAGCCGTTTGTGCCGTTCGCTCCCGTATATGCCAGCGCCCGAGCGGCGCCGGGGGCGGCCGGAACCCCGAGTTCACGCATGCGGCGCTCCAGAACCACGCCAAGCTGCTTGCGGCCTTCGGCATCCATGTGTACTGCATCGGCAAGGTGCTCGGTGAGGTTGTACTTGGTCAGCCAGTCGCCCGCGCTCACGAACGTGAGTTGCTGCCGGGCTGCAATGCCCGCCAGCAGTGCGTCCACCTGGGTGCGCCGCCCGCCGCCGTTCTGGGCCCCGCGCGCAAGGGTTCCCACCAGGACGATTCGGGTGCCGGGGTACCTGTCTTTCAGCGCGTCGATGAGCCGGTTGGCGTTGGCGCTGATCTGCGCGTCGGAGGCACCGCGGGCAGCGTCGTTGCCGCCCCCTTCAATCACGATCAAGCCGGGTGCACCGGCTGGCATCAGCCAATCGCCGCGTTCCAGGGCGTCGGCGTAGTTGCCCACCTTCCCGTTCGCGGCGGTGAACCCGGTGCCGCCGTAGCCGCAGAAGTGGACGCCGTAGCCCAGGCCTGCCAGTGCCCTGCGCGGCCAGCTGTCGTCCGGCACGGACTGGGAGTCGCCGATCAGGACCGCGGTGCTTCTGGCGTTCGCCACCACCACCTCATTGCGTCCAAAGACCGGGTTGCGGTAGATCTCACCCGGGAACAGCGCGGGGCGGGTGAGCACCGTTGAGAGGTCGACACCTGAGGCGTATGGCGTTGCATTCGGCTGGCCGACGGCGTTGGCCCTGAGCAAAGCGGACGGCAGGTAGCCCTCCACATTGGAGGTCCCCCCGGTGCCGATTCCTGGCTGCTGCCCGGGGGCGGACAGGACCAGTCCCGCGGCGAGGGCCAGTACCGCGGCACGCGTCAGCACACGCGCGGGACGAGGGGACTCTTTGCGGGGGGATGGGCTGGTCATCAACAGCAATAATGGTTCATTGCCGGCCATTTATCCAGTGAGTGTGGCCTGGTACGCAGGCATGGTTCCGGCGTGCGCCGGCGGGTGGCCCAGCGAGCGGTTTTAGGCCATCACTTGCCGCAGCGTTTAGACTGGAACAAGACGCCCTGTGTTAAGGGCCAAGTCCGTCGTGCGTTCCAGTTGGAAATGTCGCGATACAACAGCTGACTCCACTGAATCGAGCCTTTACGCATGTCTGAAACCACCACCAACACCGCGGTAGCCACTGCATCGCGCAGTGATCTGCGCAACGTCGCGATTGTGGCCCACGTTGACCACGGCAAGACCACCCTGGTCGACGCCATGCTCAAGCAGACCAACTCCTTTGCCGAGCATAACCACCTCGAAGACCGGGTCATGGACTCCGGTGACCTGGAGCGCGAAAAGGGCATCACCATCCTGGCCAAGAACACCACGGTGGCCTACAACGGTCCGTCTTCCAAGGGCGAAACCATCACCATTAACGTGATCGACACCCCCGGCCACGCCGACTTCGGCGGCGAGGTTGAGCGCGGTCTGTCCATGGTCGACGGCGTCGTCCTCCTCGTCGATGCTTCTGAAGGCCCGCTGCCGCAGACCCGCTTTGTGCTGCGCAAGGCCCTCGCCGCGCACCTGCCCGTGATCCTGCTGGTCAACAAGACCGACCGCCCCGACGCGCGGATCGACGAAGTGGTGCACGAGTCCATGGACCTGCTCCTCGGCCTGGCATCCGATCTCGCGGATGAAGTTCCGGACCTGGACCTGGACAAGATCCTTAACGTCCCCGTGGTCTACGCCGCAGCCAAGGTTGGCCGCGCCTCCCTTGAGCAGCCCGCCAACGGCACTGCCCCGGAGAACGAGGACCTTGAGCCGCTGTTCCAGACCATTGTTGAGCACATCCCGGCTCCCACCTACAACCCCGAGGGTGTCCTGCAGGCGCACGTGACCAACCTGGATGCTTCGCCGTTCCTGGGCCGCCTGGCGCTGCTCCGCATCTACAACGGCACCCTCCGCAAGGGCCAGCAGGTGGCCTGGGCCCGCCAGAACGGTGAGCTGAAGACCGTCAAGATCACCGAACTGCTCGCCACCAAGGCACTGGAGCGTGTTCCGGCCGAGTCCGCCGGCCCCGGCGAGATCGTCGCCGTCGCCGGTATCGAGGAAATCACTATCGGTGAAACCCTCACGGACGTCGAGAACCCGCAGCCGCTGCCGCTG harbors:
- a CDS encoding dipeptide ABC transporter ATP-binding protein — translated: MTSPDVRIDEAGATGVRPLLEIRDLAITFKTGGGEVQAVRNAHLTIMPGETVAIVGESGSGKSTTALAAIGLLPNNGRVSGGQILLDGEDIAHATEQRMIELRGNTIGMVPQDPMSNLNPVWKIGYQVRETLRANGRPSGPDDIATVLSQAGLPDAKRRANQYPHEFSGGMRQRALIAIGLSCQPRLLIADEPTSALDVTVQRQILDHLETMTNELGTSVLLITHDLGLAAERADKVVVMYQGRVVEAGPSLELLRDPQHPYTKRLVESAPSLASRRIQAAREQGLATTDLLAPAAERAKSDTFLQIQDLRKVYKLRQGLGKTTDFAAVDGVSFDVKRGTTTAIVGESGSGKSTVAKMVLQLEKPTEGRILFDGVDTSALKPAELFKFRRRVQPIFQDPYGSLDPMYNIYRTIEEPLRVHKIGDQASREKKVRTLLDQVALPQSAMQRYPNELSGGQRQRVAIARALALDPEVIICDEAVSALDVLVQAQVLNLLADLQANLGLTYLFITHDLAVVRQIADHVCVMEKGRLVETGSTDEVFESPKQEYTNALLNAIPGAKLMLPPEVA
- a CDS encoding SGNH/GDSL hydrolase family protein, with the protein product MTSPSPRKESPRPARVLTRAAVLALAAGLVLSAPGQQPGIGTGGTSNVEGYLPSALLRANAVGQPNATPYASGVDLSTVLTRPALFPGEIYRNPVFGRNEVVVANARSTAVLIGDSQSVPDDSWPRRALAGLGYGVHFCGYGGTGFTAANGKVGNYADALERGDWLMPAGAPGLIVIEGGGNDAARGASDAQISANANRLIDALKDRYPGTRIVLVGTLARGAQNGGGRRTQVDALLAGIAARQQLTFVSAGDWLTKYNLTEHLADAVHMDAEGRKQLGVVLERRMRELGVPAAPGAARALAYTGANGTNG
- the typA gene encoding translational GTPase TypA, producing MSETTTNTAVATASRSDLRNVAIVAHVDHGKTTLVDAMLKQTNSFAEHNHLEDRVMDSGDLEREKGITILAKNTTVAYNGPSSKGETITINVIDTPGHADFGGEVERGLSMVDGVVLLVDASEGPLPQTRFVLRKALAAHLPVILLVNKTDRPDARIDEVVHESMDLLLGLASDLADEVPDLDLDKILNVPVVYAAAKVGRASLEQPANGTAPENEDLEPLFQTIVEHIPAPTYNPEGVLQAHVTNLDASPFLGRLALLRIYNGTLRKGQQVAWARQNGELKTVKITELLATKALERVPAESAGPGEIVAVAGIEEITIGETLTDVENPQPLPLITVDDPAISMTIGINTSPLAGKVKGAKVTARQVKDRLDKELIGNVSIKVLPTERPDAWEVQGRGELALAILVEQMRREGFELTVGKPQVVTRIVDGKVHEPMEHMTIDVPEEYLGAVTQLMAARKGRMTNMANHGTGWCRMEFIVPARGLIGFRTRFLTDTRGAGIAASISEGYEPWAGPIEYRTNGSMIADRAGVVTPFAMINLQERGSFFVKPTSEVYEGMIVGENSRADDMDVNITKEKKLTNMRAASSDTFENLTPPRDLTLEESLEFAREDECVEVTPEAIRIRKVILDTNERSKANRARAKA